Proteins from a single region of Carassius gibelio isolate Cgi1373 ecotype wild population from Czech Republic chromosome B15, carGib1.2-hapl.c, whole genome shotgun sequence:
- the LOC127972808 gene encoding transmembrane protein 160, protein MASISWLTCRRFSWLVRRPLLLQYVWAPARAIHRGSARRAAEKTPLNRSRSSPEQQYFTALDRADALMLRKSHETGFLSWFRNGLLATGIGVIAFAQSEVGREAGHVFFILGGVCVSFGGASYVTSLLTLRRIMLLSRMTVLLHAGLVSVVALFWLCAVSLYIGRLELEIIHEEDEEEHRGDEDGECAECNARRERRGAEEKGQDK, encoded by the exons ATGGCTTCCATAAGTTGGTTAACATGCAGGCGGTTTTCTTGGCTCGTGCGGCGGCCGCTGCTGCTGCAGTATGTTTGGGCTCCAGCGCGAGCAATACACCGGGGGAGCGCGCGACGCGCGGCGGAGAAAACCCCGCTGAACAGATCACGATCATCACCGGAGCAACAGTACTTCACAGCGCTAGACAGAGCTGATGCGCTG ATGCTGCGGAAGTCTCATGAAACAG GATTTTTGTCCTGGTTCCGGAATGGTCTCCTTGCAACAGGAATTGGTGTTATTGCATTTGCACAGAGTGAAGTGGGCCGAGAGGCCGGACACG TGTTCTTCATCCTGGGCGGAGTGTGTGTGTCGTTCGGCGGAGCGTCATATGTGACCAGTCTTCTGACCCTGAGGAGGATCATGCTCCTCTCGCGGATGACGGTGCTGCTCCACGCGGGCCTGGTGTCCGTCGTCGCCCTCTTCTGGCTGTGCGCGGTATCACTCTACATCGGCCGCCTGGAGTTGGAGATTATTCacgaggaggatgaggaagagcaCAGGGGAGATGAAGATGGGGAATGCGCCGAATGCAATGCGAGGCGCGAGAGACGCGGCGCTGAAGAGAAAGGCCAAGACAAGTGA